The proteins below are encoded in one region of Reichenbachiella sp. 5M10:
- a CDS encoding HTTM domain-containing protein has product MSRKSEAAPLAVFRVLFGLMMVWSVIRFWYNGWIQKLYLAPTFHFNYYGFEWVQPIGLWTYLLFVLCGLSALAVTLGYHYRIAIVVFFLSFTYIELMDKTTYLNHYYFVSLVSFLMIFLPAHVYFSLDAKRNPDRACQYIPQWTIDVIKLMLCIVYFYAGLAKLNSDWLLDAMPLKIWLPSKYDIPIIGGLLQYTWTHYAFSWGGALYDLSIPFLMLFRRTRGVGFAMIVGFHLLTRVLFPIGMFPYLMIASALIFFDSTRLHCAVTRVSHWLRIDMSQFDNHRYYQESTISIQKAKIALFSVFFVLQLLLPFRYLMYPGELFWTQEGFRFSWRVMLVESAGSAMFKVVDLQSGKRFYVDNANFLTPFQEKQMAFQPDFILEYAHRLEAYYEEIEGKELAVYVDCFVAMNGRLSQRYIDPQVDLTKIEESFRHKDWILPMKDEIEGL; this is encoded by the coding sequence ATGTCACGAAAATCAGAGGCCGCTCCATTAGCGGTCTTTCGTGTTTTATTTGGATTGATGATGGTGTGGAGCGTCATTCGCTTCTGGTACAACGGATGGATCCAAAAGCTGTATCTCGCTCCAACGTTTCATTTTAACTATTATGGTTTTGAGTGGGTACAACCGATCGGTCTATGGACCTATCTTCTCTTTGTATTGTGTGGATTGTCTGCTTTGGCGGTGACGCTAGGTTATCACTACCGCATAGCTATAGTTGTCTTCTTTTTGAGCTTTACATACATCGAATTGATGGACAAGACGACTTATCTGAATCATTACTATTTCGTGAGTTTAGTCAGTTTCCTGATGATTTTTTTGCCCGCTCATGTCTATTTCTCACTTGATGCCAAACGAAATCCGGACCGTGCCTGTCAATACATTCCACAGTGGACAATAGATGTGATCAAGCTGATGCTGTGCATCGTTTATTTCTATGCTGGACTAGCCAAACTCAATTCGGATTGGTTGCTAGATGCCATGCCACTCAAAATCTGGCTTCCTTCCAAATACGATATCCCCATCATAGGTGGGCTGTTGCAATATACTTGGACTCATTATGCCTTCAGTTGGGGTGGAGCATTGTATGATTTGAGTATTCCCTTTTTGATGCTTTTTCGACGTACGCGAGGTGTGGGTTTTGCAATGATCGTAGGATTTCATCTACTTACCCGCGTTCTTTTTCCCATTGGTATGTTTCCTTACTTGATGATTGCTAGTGCTTTGATTTTCTTTGATTCCACACGATTACATTGTGCAGTGACACGTGTTTCTCATTGGTTAAGGATAGACATGTCTCAGTTTGATAACCACCGATATTACCAAGAATCGACTATTTCCATTCAAAAAGCAAAAATTGCCCTCTTTAGTGTTTTCTTTGTGCTTCAATTGCTGCTGCCGTTTCGGTATTTGATGTATCCTGGTGAACTCTTTTGGACACAGGAGGGGTTTCGATTCTCTTGGCGGGTGATGCTCGTGGAGTCTGCGGGTTCTGCCATGTTCAAGGTAGTCGATCTGCAATCCGGAAAGCGTTTTTATGTCGATAACGCTAACTTTTTGACTCCTTTTCAAGAAAAGCAAATGGCCTTTCAGCCTGATTTCATCTTGGAGTATGCGCATAGGTTGGAAGCATACTATGAGGAGATAGAAGGCAAGGAGCTAGCAGTATATGTGGATTGTTTTGTAGCCATGAATGGGAGGTTGAGCCAACGGTACATCGACCCTCAGGTAGATTTGACAAAAATTGAGGAGTCCTTTCGTCACAAAGATTGGATACTACCTATGAAGGATGAGATTGAAGGTTTATAG
- a CDS encoding carcinine hydrolase/isopenicillin-N N-acyltransferase family protein: MKMRFLLIFCVCIIPCQSWACSVLYYIDQVTGQVYVVNHEDYWYDVKAVLWVEPSSEDQWARLWYGWDRFAQGGVNEAGLFFDVAVTPEQEAIPGYHHPESNLGDELLAHCSTVDEAIAYLERHKIALTQSHFMFGDKHGQAAIVEWVHGEKKIHWISDGHLVMTNFLLSDTTQGNYPCYRYESIHKRIDALEQEGGEANLQRVGNLMGQAAQPPRADDQGRTGGTLYTTFINLTTMKFALSYQLSNENVTILDLSAEFAKPKRQKFKLAK, from the coding sequence ATGAAGATGCGTTTCCTCCTTATATTTTGTGTTTGTATTATCCCATGCCAATCATGGGCTTGCTCTGTTCTCTACTATATTGATCAAGTGACGGGTCAGGTTTATGTGGTGAACCACGAAGACTATTGGTATGATGTGAAGGCCGTATTGTGGGTCGAACCCTCTTCTGAGGATCAATGGGCGAGGCTATGGTATGGCTGGGATCGGTTTGCGCAGGGAGGGGTCAACGAAGCGGGCCTGTTTTTTGACGTAGCTGTCACGCCAGAGCAAGAGGCTATACCTGGTTATCATCACCCTGAGAGCAACTTAGGAGATGAATTGCTGGCTCACTGTAGTACGGTAGACGAAGCGATTGCCTATCTCGAAAGACACAAAATTGCTTTGACGCAAAGTCATTTTATGTTTGGAGACAAACACGGTCAAGCTGCTATCGTCGAATGGGTCCATGGCGAAAAGAAAATACACTGGATATCTGATGGGCATTTGGTGATGACCAATTTCTTGCTCTCGGACACCACACAAGGCAATTACCCTTGTTATAGATACGAGTCCATACACAAAAGAATAGATGCGCTCGAACAGGAGGGTGGAGAAGCCAATTTGCAACGAGTAGGCAATCTCATGGGACAGGCAGCTCAACCGCCACGAGCAGATGATCAAGGCAGAACAGGCGGTACACTGTACACGACATTTATCAATCTCACCACCATGAAATTTGCATTGTCCTACCAACTCAGCAACGAAAATGTGACAATTCTCGATTTGTCTGCCGAGTTTGCCAAACCGAAGCGTCAAAAATTCAAATTGGCCAAGTAG
- a CDS encoding metal-dependent transcriptional regulator produces the protein MLSYAEENYLKAIYHLSDSGRHSVGTNAISEVLKTKPASVSDMIKRLSDKGYVSYKKYKGVNVAIKGKKAALQVIRKHRLWEVFLVDKLHFNWDEVHDIAEQLEHIKSPLLVKKLDAFLGFPKIDPHGDPIPDENGEIIVGKKVPLTDVALHKQVMVTGVESSESDFLSHLDKINITLGTKITILDINNFDGSMHVDIQGHPTLFISKQVADNLLVTE, from the coding sequence ATGCTTAGCTACGCTGAAGAAAACTACCTCAAAGCCATCTATCACCTCTCCGATTCGGGCCGACACTCCGTCGGCACCAACGCCATATCCGAAGTACTCAAAACCAAACCCGCTTCGGTCAGCGACATGATCAAAAGGCTCAGTGACAAAGGCTATGTCTCCTACAAAAAATACAAAGGCGTCAATGTCGCCATCAAGGGAAAAAAGGCCGCATTGCAAGTCATCAGAAAACATAGACTTTGGGAGGTTTTTTTAGTTGACAAGCTACATTTCAATTGGGATGAAGTCCATGACATTGCCGAACAATTGGAGCACATCAAATCCCCCCTACTTGTAAAAAAACTAGATGCTTTTTTGGGGTTCCCGAAGATAGACCCACATGGTGATCCAATCCCCGACGAAAATGGAGAAATCATCGTGGGCAAAAAAGTTCCGCTCACGGATGTAGCACTCCACAAGCAAGTAATGGTGACGGGTGTAGAAAGTTCCGAGTCCGACTTCTTATCGCATCTTGACAAAATCAACATTACACTGGGCACCAAGATCACAATCCTTGACATCAACAATTTCGATGGGTCAATGCACGTAGACATTCAAGGACATCCAACCCTTTTCATATCCAAACAAGTCGCAGACAACCTGCTAGTTACCGAATAA
- a CDS encoding iron chelate uptake ABC transporter family permease subunit, with product MEDLIAFFSFQDPNVRYVAAGSVLLAISSALVGCFTFLKKKALVGDAVSHAVLPGVCLAFLISGTKNPLYLIIGAFITGWLSLILIDFITRMSKIKEDTSIGLILSVFFGVGILLLTMIQHSGNAAQTGLDSFLFGKAAALVGQDLIVFSSISIVLVVAVLLFYKEFALISFDENFAKSIGFPVKRLELVLTTLTVLAVVTGIQAVGVVLMAAMLITPAAAARFWTDKLSTMLIIAATFGAISGISGAFISYTAPAMPTGPWIVLVVSMLALLSFFVAPGKGILYRLYRQYKIKSRILNENILKLFYQLSESDEDHQTARTVSELQAKRPIPLATLNKGLRILRFQGYLNNRDGRWSLTREGLIKGQRIVKLHRLWEVYLTQYLRIAPDHVHEDADNIEHILTPELESRLEALLDYPDSDPHSSTIPYDPNIK from the coding sequence ATGGAAGATTTGATTGCATTTTTTTCATTTCAAGACCCTAACGTACGCTATGTGGCCGCAGGTTCTGTGCTGTTAGCGATTAGTTCCGCTCTAGTGGGTTGCTTCACCTTTCTCAAGAAAAAAGCCCTCGTCGGAGATGCTGTATCCCACGCCGTACTGCCTGGGGTATGCTTGGCTTTTCTAATTTCAGGTACGAAAAACCCGCTCTACCTGATCATCGGTGCTTTCATCACTGGTTGGTTGTCATTGATCCTCATAGATTTCATAACTCGAATGAGTAAAATCAAAGAAGATACTTCTATAGGTTTGATTCTATCGGTGTTTTTTGGAGTCGGCATCCTCTTGCTCACCATGATCCAGCACTCCGGCAATGCCGCACAGACAGGGTTGGATTCGTTTCTTTTCGGAAAAGCAGCGGCACTCGTTGGTCAAGATTTGATTGTTTTCAGCAGCATCAGCATCGTTCTGGTCGTGGCAGTCTTACTCTTTTACAAAGAGTTTGCATTGATCTCTTTTGATGAAAACTTTGCCAAATCCATCGGTTTTCCTGTCAAGCGACTGGAATTGGTACTGACGACTTTGACAGTATTGGCGGTAGTCACAGGCATCCAAGCGGTCGGTGTGGTCTTGATGGCAGCTATGCTTATTACTCCTGCTGCTGCTGCACGCTTCTGGACTGACAAACTGAGTACCATGCTAATCATTGCAGCGACCTTTGGTGCAATCTCTGGGATCAGTGGAGCCTTCATCTCATACACGGCACCTGCCATGCCGACAGGACCCTGGATCGTCCTAGTTGTATCTATGCTGGCCCTGTTGTCGTTTTTCGTCGCTCCCGGCAAAGGAATACTCTACCGTCTCTACCGTCAGTATAAAATCAAGAGTCGCATCCTCAACGAAAACATCCTCAAGCTATTTTATCAATTGTCTGAATCGGACGAGGACCACCAAACAGCTCGGACGGTATCCGAATTGCAGGCCAAGCGTCCTATTCCACTCGCTACACTCAACAAAGGACTGAGGATACTTCGTTTTCAGGGCTATCTCAACAACAGAGACGGAAGATGGAGCTTGACACGTGAAGGCCTTATCAAAGGACAGCGCATTGTTAAACTACACAGGCTATGGGAGGTCTACCTCACCCAATACCTTCGCATAGCTCCTGACCATGTACACGAGGACGCAGACAACATCGAGCATATCCTCACTCCCGAATTAGAAAGTAGGCTGGAAGCACTGCTTGACTACCCAGACAGTGACCCGCACAGTTCGACTATACCCTACGACCCAAACATAAAATAA
- a CDS encoding DUF4856 domain-containing protein, which yields MCKVLRSGLLSLAIATMVSCQSDDEGIDFDVPTSYVFEREGSSSVSFDGQTTRIAMSEEIITALKDDANTTASLLAMYDHQQGADDFSNAELNDSDKNPRSKTAASSDYFSANATASAAFKSAMDSYITDQVTEVFPNYGVQAAAGTAGQLADGDGIRYVNAQGLEYNQMFAKSLIGALMTDQILNNYLSTTVLDGGTNVADNDAGTVEESKSYTSMEHKWDEAYGYVYGQSQDPANPNVTIGEDDSFLNEYIGKVDQDEDFSGIAEEIFQGYLIGRAAIVAGDYQTRNEQAEIIQENISLVLAVRGVYYLQSGKEKLDTNKGGAFHALSEALGFINSLQFTRVPGTDHPYFTQEEVDTMIASLLGTEGFWGISKETLDDVSDTIADKFNFSVAKAAD from the coding sequence ATGTGTAAAGTTCTAAGAAGTGGATTATTGAGTCTAGCTATCGCAACGATGGTTTCTTGTCAAAGTGATGACGAAGGGATCGATTTTGATGTACCGACGAGTTATGTTTTCGAAAGAGAAGGTAGCAGTAGTGTTTCGTTTGACGGGCAAACAACACGAATCGCCATGTCAGAAGAGATCATCACTGCCCTGAAAGATGATGCCAACACAACGGCTAGTTTGTTGGCGATGTATGATCATCAACAAGGTGCAGATGATTTTAGCAATGCCGAACTCAATGATTCTGATAAAAATCCGAGGAGCAAAACAGCAGCATCAAGCGATTATTTTTCAGCGAATGCAACGGCTTCTGCAGCCTTCAAATCTGCCATGGATAGCTATATCACAGACCAAGTGACGGAGGTATTTCCAAATTATGGAGTACAGGCTGCAGCGGGCACTGCGGGGCAACTGGCAGATGGGGATGGTATACGCTATGTCAATGCACAGGGTCTAGAGTATAATCAGATGTTTGCCAAGTCACTCATCGGTGCCTTGATGACAGACCAAATTCTCAACAATTATCTGAGCACTACAGTGCTTGATGGTGGTACCAACGTCGCAGACAATGATGCAGGTACGGTAGAAGAGAGCAAGAGCTATACTTCAATGGAGCACAAGTGGGACGAGGCATACGGATACGTCTATGGCCAATCTCAAGATCCTGCCAATCCCAATGTGACGATTGGAGAGGACGACAGTTTCTTGAACGAGTACATTGGGAAAGTAGATCAAGACGAAGATTTTTCGGGGATTGCTGAGGAGATATTTCAAGGCTATCTGATCGGCAGAGCGGCCATCGTAGCAGGTGATTACCAAACTCGAAACGAGCAAGCAGAAATCATCCAAGAGAATATCTCGTTGGTTTTGGCGGTGAGAGGGGTATACTACCTGCAGTCTGGCAAAGAGAAACTGGACACCAACAAAGGTGGTGCTTTCCATGCTTTGTCTGAAGCCTTAGGTTTTATCAATAGTCTTCAGTTTACTCGTGTGCCAGGTACGGACCATCCTTATTTCACGCAGGAGGAAGTAGATACTATGATTGCATCATTGTTAGGGACTGAAGGATTTTGGGGCATCAGTAAGGAAACTTTGGATGATGTGTCTGATACGATAGCCGACAAGTTCAATTTCTCTGTGGCCAAAGCTGCGGACTGA
- a CDS encoding NAD(P)H-dependent oxidoreductase, whose product MKRILIVNGHPDKESFNYALAEAYQKGAAHATLDQLNLIDLVFDPNLNYGYRKRTDLEPDLKKAWQKIKDADHLVWVFPMWWYSYPALMKGFIDRTFLPGHAFEFEEGKVLPKKILKGKSARIIVTADTPRWYDYLWMRSPALNQFKKGTLQFCGIDPVRVTYIAPIKHSSAAFRDKWLQRIERLGQRLG is encoded by the coding sequence ATGAAACGAATTTTGATTGTCAACGGTCACCCGGACAAAGAAAGCTTTAATTATGCTTTGGCTGAGGCTTATCAAAAAGGGGCTGCTCATGCCACTTTGGATCAACTGAACTTGATTGATTTAGTGTTTGATCCCAACCTCAACTACGGTTATAGAAAGCGGACAGACTTGGAACCGGATTTGAAAAAAGCATGGCAGAAAATCAAAGATGCAGACCATTTGGTGTGGGTCTTTCCGATGTGGTGGTACAGTTACCCTGCGCTGATGAAGGGATTCATAGACCGGACATTCTTGCCAGGTCATGCGTTTGAATTTGAAGAAGGAAAAGTGTTGCCTAAGAAAATACTGAAAGGGAAGTCAGCACGTATCATAGTCACCGCCGATACGCCTCGATGGTATGATTATCTATGGATGAGGAGCCCGGCACTCAATCAGTTCAAAAAAGGAACCCTGCAGTTTTGTGGGATTGACCCAGTCCGTGTCACCTATATCGCACCAATCAAGCACTCCAGTGCGGCATTTCGGGACAAGTGGTTGCAACGGATAGAGCGATTGGGTCAGCGTCTGGGGTAA
- a CDS encoding alpha/beta hydrolase — translation MHHPTVHKLFLFSFALVLGSYSTTWALSPSKTYTTLPHDHHLKYEALTIPTTDGASLQAWYFPAQSGDKIIVMSHDGVENMGAYLARIKLFVKYGFHVMAYDYRGYGHSSSFVINPLQYVYPEFFTDFDAIIDFVSENYQQDIIAYGWGIGAGISITRGYRRPEIQGIVADAPFLDLKRLPHRFEEIHAVMTVPKALFALDYNTLHSVSQPAQPKLRGILYLHGPGNYLFQKSDLLELYQKTLYDRKELYVFEKSGHMDNFTANESEYARQLYMFVINL, via the coding sequence ATGCATCATCCTACTGTACACAAACTATTTCTTTTTTCGTTTGCATTAGTTTTGGGTAGCTATTCCACGACCTGGGCCTTGTCCCCATCCAAAACTTACACCACCCTACCCCATGATCATCACCTCAAGTACGAAGCATTGACCATACCCACCACTGACGGGGCATCACTGCAAGCATGGTATTTCCCTGCCCAATCAGGAGACAAAATCATCGTCATGAGTCACGACGGAGTGGAAAACATGGGAGCCTATTTGGCGAGAATCAAACTATTTGTCAAATATGGGTTTCATGTGATGGCCTACGACTATCGAGGTTATGGACACAGCAGTTCTTTTGTCATCAACCCTTTGCAATACGTCTACCCAGAATTTTTTACGGATTTTGATGCAATCATCGATTTCGTATCAGAAAACTACCAACAAGACATCATCGCTTACGGTTGGGGGATTGGTGCTGGTATTTCGATCACCCGTGGCTATCGCAGACCAGAGATACAGGGGATCGTGGCGGATGCCCCTTTTTTGGATTTGAAAAGATTACCTCACCGGTTCGAAGAGATACATGCTGTCATGACCGTCCCAAAAGCTTTGTTTGCACTAGACTACAACACATTGCACAGCGTATCACAACCGGCTCAGCCCAAACTGAGAGGTATATTGTATTTGCATGGCCCAGGCAATTATTTGTTTCAAAAAAGTGATCTCCTAGAACTCTACCAAAAGACACTCTACGATCGAAAAGAATTGTACGTTTTTGAGAAATCAGGACACATGGATAATTTCACCGCCAATGAATCCGAGTATGCTCGACAGTTGTACATGTTCGTCATCAACCTCTAA
- a CDS encoding metal ABC transporter permease: MDAFYIIATGSFVAIACGLLGCFLILRKMAMVGDAISHAVLPGIVLAFLLSGSRDSVTMLIGAGLIGVLTTFLIEFFHKKGNLQSDAAIGVTFTWLFALGVILISVYAGEVDLDQDCVLHGEIAYVPLDLWIGADGIIYGPRPLYVAAAVLVVMLLFVVLGYKELYLTTFDPAFASAIGISTAVWHYLLMSAVSITTVASFESVGAILVVSLLIAPPATAYLLTENLKVMMLITALLGILVSVTGYYLAVALDGSIAGAMSTMAGVFFALAFVFSPSGGLLSRVFKSNHPLPTKQ, translated from the coding sequence ATGGACGCATTCTACATCATCGCTACTGGATCTTTTGTTGCCATTGCCTGTGGTCTCTTGGGTTGTTTTCTCATTTTGAGAAAAATGGCTATGGTAGGTGATGCCATCTCACATGCGGTCCTCCCGGGTATCGTTCTCGCTTTTTTATTGAGTGGTAGTCGAGACTCTGTGACCATGCTGATCGGCGCTGGACTGATTGGTGTATTGACGACCTTTTTGATTGAGTTTTTTCACAAGAAAGGAAACTTACAATCCGATGCAGCCATTGGTGTGACTTTCACGTGGTTGTTTGCTCTCGGAGTGATTCTCATCTCCGTCTACGCAGGTGAAGTAGACCTAGATCAAGACTGTGTGCTGCATGGTGAGATTGCGTATGTCCCCTTGGACCTATGGATTGGAGCCGATGGCATCATCTATGGCCCAAGACCTCTATATGTGGCAGCAGCGGTATTGGTGGTTATGCTTTTGTTCGTTGTGCTGGGGTACAAAGAACTGTACTTGACGACTTTTGACCCGGCCTTTGCTTCAGCAATAGGCATATCCACTGCAGTGTGGCACTACTTGCTCATGAGTGCTGTATCCATCACTACGGTCGCTTCGTTCGAATCTGTGGGTGCAATCTTGGTAGTATCCCTACTGATTGCTCCGCCAGCTACAGCCTACCTACTCACCGAAAACCTCAAAGTCATGATGCTCATCACTGCACTCCTTGGTATACTCGTCTCAGTGACGGGTTACTATTTGGCGGTAGCGCTTGATGGGTCTATTGCAGGGGCCATGTCTACGATGGCAGGAGTCTTCTTTGCCCTTGCTTTTGTGTTTTCTCCAAGTGGGGGGCTGTTATCCAGAGTCTTCAAAAGCAACCATCCACTCCCTACAAAACAATAA
- a CDS encoding metal ABC transporter solute-binding protein, Zn/Mn family: MSLVLLATLLSCQPKQKMASDTIRVVTTTGMIYDAVLRIGGDKVTAQALMGPGVDPHLYKATQGDLQKLQAADIVFYNGLHLEGKMGEVFEKLSRIKNVEAIAAHLPDSLLRESETYAGTFDPHIWFDVSLWAQAISSVGTYLATYDEDNASYYQANTQAYLSQLDSLDQAVKTAIHSIPDQQRILITAHDAFGYFGDAYGIEVRGLQGLSTLSEPGLKDIADLVNMISQDQIKAVFVETSVSKKAINAVVEGCHQKGHQVVIGGSLYSDAMGPFGQFEGTYIGMVHTNVQTIVNALK; this comes from the coding sequence ATGAGCCTAGTGCTCCTCGCTACACTCCTCTCCTGTCAACCCAAACAAAAGATGGCCTCTGACACCATACGAGTGGTCACGACTACAGGTATGATTTACGATGCGGTCCTGCGGATAGGTGGTGATAAAGTGACCGCTCAAGCACTCATGGGCCCTGGTGTAGACCCTCATCTCTACAAAGCCACACAAGGAGATCTCCAAAAACTGCAAGCAGCAGATATTGTATTCTACAACGGCCTACACTTAGAAGGTAAAATGGGTGAGGTCTTCGAAAAACTCAGTCGTATCAAGAACGTAGAGGCCATAGCTGCTCACTTGCCTGATAGTTTACTTCGTGAAAGCGAAACCTATGCCGGCACCTTTGACCCTCATATTTGGTTTGACGTCTCACTATGGGCACAAGCAATCTCTTCGGTAGGCACCTATCTCGCTACATACGATGAGGACAATGCGTCTTACTACCAAGCCAACACACAAGCCTATTTGAGTCAACTGGACTCACTTGATCAGGCCGTGAAGACTGCCATCCATAGTATCCCGGACCAACAACGTATTTTGATCACAGCGCACGATGCCTTTGGGTATTTTGGAGATGCATATGGAATCGAAGTGAGAGGCCTGCAGGGCTTGTCGACCTTATCCGAACCAGGTCTTAAGGACATAGCTGACCTAGTCAACATGATCTCTCAAGATCAAATCAAAGCGGTATTCGTCGAAACATCCGTCTCCAAAAAAGCCATCAATGCAGTGGTCGAAGGTTGTCATCAAAAAGGCCATCAAGTGGTCATAGGTGGTAGCCTCTATTCGGATGCCATGGGGCCATTTGGTCAGTTTGAAGGAACCTACATCGGCATGGTACACACCAACGTCCAAACCATCGTAAACGCACTGAAATGA
- a CDS encoding metal ABC transporter ATP-binding protein has product MIVNVENPILEIHDLTVTYSRKPVLWGVDMTLPAGSLVGIIGPNGAGKSTLIKAAMGLVPLSSGWVELFGQPLDDVRKKVSYVPQKESVDWDFPASVRDVVVMGRYAKVGLFKRPRKADYEAADYAIEQVKMQEFANRQISQLSGGQQQRVFLARALAQNADLYFMDEPFAGVDAATEKAIIHILKQMSEQGKTVIVVHHDLQTVTKYFDWVVQLNTRLVASGPVDQVFTQELLQETYGGKLTILSDVGQLLKKQDFPTRDVT; this is encoded by the coding sequence ATGATCGTCAACGTAGAAAACCCTATACTTGAAATTCATGACCTCACAGTCACATACAGTCGAAAACCCGTCCTATGGGGAGTAGACATGACTCTACCAGCAGGATCACTTGTAGGGATCATTGGTCCCAATGGGGCAGGGAAATCCACTCTGATCAAAGCTGCCATGGGACTGGTACCTCTGAGTAGTGGATGGGTCGAGTTGTTCGGTCAACCCTTGGATGATGTGCGCAAGAAGGTCAGCTATGTACCTCAAAAGGAATCGGTCGATTGGGACTTTCCTGCCTCAGTCAGAGATGTAGTCGTCATGGGACGCTATGCCAAAGTCGGTTTATTCAAACGTCCACGAAAAGCAGACTATGAAGCCGCTGACTATGCCATCGAACAGGTCAAAATGCAAGAATTCGCTAACCGTCAAATCAGTCAGCTCTCCGGTGGACAACAGCAACGTGTATTCCTAGCTCGGGCATTGGCACAAAATGCTGACTTATACTTCATGGATGAGCCATTTGCGGGGGTTGATGCTGCTACCGAAAAAGCCATCATACACATTCTCAAACAGATGTCTGAACAGGGCAAAACGGTCATCGTGGTTCATCATGACCTTCAAACTGTGACCAAGTACTTCGATTGGGTAGTACAGCTCAATACACGTTTGGTAGCTTCTGGTCCCGTCGACCAGGTATTTACCCAAGAGCTGCTCCAAGAAACTTATGGTGGCAAGCTGACCATCCTATCGGATGTAGGTCAGTTACTCAAAAAACAAGATTTCCCTACACGAGACGTCACCTGA
- a CDS encoding imelysin family protein, translating into MKKILWMLALIMGAAACTTDEGNSSDGFDRHAMLSHWADDIIVPSLTDYVGALDALSAQTETFVANPSVANLVALRTAWKASYLMWQAVGMFQIGLAESTDLQGYTNTFPADAASIDELIQTGVYNFELPSRRNQQGFPAIDYLLNGIASDDDSIVMLYTDAGLGANYAKYLLDVVDRLHDLSTAVLKDWEDGFRDDFVSNDGSGKVSAVDKVANDYVYYFEKYVRASKVGNPAGVFSGQKDETIVEAYYQEDFSKALFEAGLNSMQNFFNGKSKSSDQDGDGFASYLLYLSTLKNNEPLEELINLQYDVVRTKSSQLSDSFVEQVETDNVAMLETYDLMQQNVVFLKVDMLSALNIAVDYQDADGD; encoded by the coding sequence ATGAAAAAGATTTTGTGGATGTTGGCACTGATCATGGGTGCAGCGGCATGTACTACAGATGAAGGAAACTCGAGTGATGGCTTTGATCGCCATGCGATGCTATCACATTGGGCAGATGACATCATTGTACCCAGTCTGACGGATTATGTAGGAGCTCTTGATGCCCTGTCTGCGCAGACGGAGACGTTTGTAGCGAATCCTTCTGTAGCCAATCTCGTTGCTCTACGTACTGCGTGGAAGGCTAGTTATCTGATGTGGCAGGCCGTCGGGATGTTTCAAATAGGATTGGCTGAATCGACTGATTTGCAAGGCTATACCAATACCTTTCCCGCAGATGCTGCATCGATTGATGAATTAATTCAGACTGGGGTGTATAATTTTGAATTACCCTCTCGGCGCAACCAGCAGGGTTTCCCTGCCATTGACTACTTGCTCAACGGTATCGCAAGTGATGATGACTCCATAGTCATGTTGTATACGGATGCTGGTTTAGGTGCTAATTATGCTAAGTATTTGCTTGATGTTGTTGATCGCCTTCATGATTTGAGTACTGCTGTATTGAAGGATTGGGAAGATGGGTTTCGTGATGATTTCGTTTCCAATGACGGTAGTGGAAAGGTGAGTGCGGTCGACAAGGTAGCCAATGACTATGTGTACTATTTTGAAAAATACGTAAGAGCATCTAAAGTTGGTAATCCTGCAGGTGTATTTTCAGGTCAAAAAGATGAGACTATCGTGGAGGCTTATTACCAAGAAGATTTCTCCAAAGCACTGTTTGAAGCGGGGTTGAATAGTATGCAGAATTTTTTCAATGGTAAATCAAAGTCTTCTGATCAAGATGGAGATGGTTTCGCGAGTTATTTGCTTTACCTCAGTACTTTGAAAAACAATGAACCTTTGGAGGAGCTCATCAATCTTCAGTATGATGTCGTACGTACCAAGAGTTCACAATTGTCGGATAGTTTTGTGGAACAGGTGGAGACGGACAATGTTGCCATGCTAGAGACCTATGATCTCATGCAACAAAACGTTGTCTTTTTGAAAGTAGACATGCTTTCTGCTCTCAATATAGCAGTAGACTATCAGGACGCGGATGGGGACTAA